One region of Haladaptatus cibarius D43 genomic DNA includes:
- a CDS encoding helix-turn-helix domain-containing protein: MSVIAEFTIHAPTLALTPTLEAVPEMTVELDQQMVAQGYTPLVIVWASGGDFTAFDTALETDTTIASHAIIEDLDTRKLYRLELSRSDLQEVYPAYQNVGAIPMAGHGKAGVWRRRIRFPDRDALGDFQQFCTEKTIDFSLKRLYTPGDDDTTFQLTEPQLEALVAAYEVGYFNVPRDATLEELSSKLGISKQSVSERLRRAQSRLVSNAILGK, from the coding sequence ATGAGCGTTATCGCGGAGTTTACGATTCACGCTCCGACCCTCGCGTTAACACCGACGCTCGAAGCGGTTCCCGAAATGACCGTCGAACTCGACCAACAGATGGTCGCACAGGGGTACACACCGCTCGTCATCGTCTGGGCGAGCGGCGGCGATTTTACCGCGTTCGACACCGCTCTCGAAACGGACACGACGATTGCCTCACACGCGATTATCGAAGACCTCGACACCCGGAAGCTGTATCGGTTGGAACTGTCTCGAAGCGACCTGCAGGAAGTGTATCCCGCGTACCAAAACGTCGGTGCTATTCCGATGGCAGGACACGGAAAGGCGGGCGTTTGGCGGCGGCGCATTCGATTTCCCGACCGCGACGCATTAGGCGATTTTCAACAGTTCTGCACCGAGAAAACCATCGACTTCTCGCTCAAACGGTTGTACACCCCGGGCGACGATGACACAACGTTTCAGTTGACCGAACCGCAACTTGAGGCGCTCGTCGCCGCATACGAGGTCGGCTATTTCAACGTTCCACGCGATGCGACACTCGAAGAGTTGAGTTCGAAGTTAGGAATCAGCAAGCAGTCCGTCTCGGAACGACTCCGACGCGCGCAGTCTCGCCTCGTCTCGAACGCCATCCTCGGGAAGTAG
- the thsA gene encoding thermosome subunit alpha: MGNQPLIVLSEDSQRTSGRDAQSMNITAGKAVAEAVRTTLGPKGMDKMLVDSMGDVVVTNDGVTILKEMEIEHPAANMVVEVAETQEDEVGDGTTSAVVVAGELLQKAEDLLEQDIHATTLAQGYRQAAEKAKEVLEDAAIEVDADDTEYLEKIAATAMTGKGAENAKDHLAELVVNAVQSVADDDEIDTDNIKVEKVVGGTIDNSELVEGVIIDKERVHDNMPYFAEDADVALLDGALEIKETEIDAEVNVTDPDQLQQFLDQEEKQLREMVDSLVDVGADVVFVDGGIDDMAQHFLAQEGILAVRRAKSSDIDKLARATGATLVNSVDDITEDDLGFAGSVAQKDVGGDQRIFVEDVEEAKSVSLILRGGTEHVVDEVERAIDDSLGVVRVTLEDGKVLPGGGAPETELALALRDYADSVGGREQLAVEAFADTLEVIPRTLAENAGLDPIDSLVDLRSKHDGGAEASGLDAYTGDIVDMEEDGVVEPLRVKTQAVESATEAAVMLLRIDDVIAAGELKGGQVGDDDDDAGGPPAGGMGGGMGGMGGMGGMGGAM, from the coding sequence ATGGGCAATCAGCCACTTATCGTTCTTTCAGAGGACAGCCAGCGAACCTCCGGACGCGACGCGCAGTCCATGAACATCACCGCCGGAAAGGCGGTAGCAGAGGCAGTACGTACCACTCTCGGCCCGAAAGGGATGGACAAAATGCTCGTCGATTCGATGGGCGACGTCGTCGTCACGAACGACGGTGTCACCATCCTGAAAGAGATGGAAATCGAGCACCCGGCGGCCAACATGGTCGTCGAAGTGGCCGAAACGCAGGAAGACGAAGTCGGCGACGGAACGACCAGCGCGGTCGTCGTTGCCGGTGAACTTCTCCAGAAGGCAGAAGACCTCCTCGAACAGGACATCCACGCGACCACGCTCGCACAGGGATACCGACAGGCCGCAGAGAAGGCCAAGGAAGTCCTCGAAGACGCCGCAATCGAAGTCGATGCGGACGACACCGAATACCTCGAAAAGATCGCCGCCACGGCGATGACCGGCAAGGGCGCGGAGAACGCCAAAGACCACCTCGCAGAACTCGTCGTCAACGCCGTCCAGAGCGTCGCTGATGACGACGAAATCGACACGGACAACATCAAAGTCGAGAAGGTCGTCGGCGGCACCATCGACAACTCCGAACTCGTCGAAGGCGTCATCATCGACAAAGAGCGCGTCCACGACAACATGCCGTACTTCGCAGAGGACGCAGACGTTGCCCTCCTCGACGGCGCACTCGAAATCAAGGAGACGGAAATCGACGCCGAAGTCAACGTCACCGACCCAGACCAACTCCAGCAGTTCCTCGACCAAGAGGAAAAACAGCTCCGTGAGATGGTCGATTCGCTGGTCGATGTCGGCGCTGACGTCGTCTTCGTGGACGGTGGCATCGACGACATGGCACAGCACTTCCTCGCGCAGGAAGGCATCCTCGCCGTCCGACGCGCGAAATCCAGCGACATAGACAAACTGGCCCGCGCGACGGGCGCAACGCTCGTGAACAGCGTTGACGACATCACGGAAGATGACCTCGGATTCGCCGGTAGCGTCGCCCAGAAGGACGTTGGTGGCGACCAACGTATCTTCGTGGAAGACGTCGAAGAGGCAAAATCGGTCAGCCTCATCCTCCGCGGCGGCACGGAACACGTCGTTGACGAAGTCGAACGCGCAATCGACGACAGCCTCGGTGTCGTTCGCGTCACGCTCGAAGACGGCAAAGTTCTCCCCGGCGGCGGCGCTCCGGAGACGGAACTCGCCCTCGCCCTGCGCGACTACGCCGACAGCGTCGGAGGCCGCGAGCAGTTGGCCGTCGAAGCGTTCGCCGACACGCTCGAAGTCATTCCACGCACGCTCGCCGAGAACGCCGGACTCGACCCCATCGACTCGCTCGTTGACCTCCGTAGCAAACACGACGGTGGCGCGGAAGCGTCGGGCTTGGACGCCTACACGGGCGACATCGTGGACATGGAAGAAGACGGCGTCGTCGAACCCCTCCGAGTCAAAACGCAGGCAGTGGAGAGCGCGACGGAAGCCGCTGTCATGCTCCTGCGCATCGACGACGTTATCGCCGCAGGCGAACTGAAGGGCGGTCAGGTTGGCGACGACGACGACGACGCAGGCGGCCCACCAGCAGGCGGCATGGGTGGCGGCATGGGCGGCATGGGCGGTATGGGTGGCATGGGCGGCGCGATGTAA
- the lrp gene encoding HTH-type transcriptional regulator Lrp, giving the protein MTYENLDAKLVNELLGDGRASLRSLAEKLDVSVTTISNHLADLEERGVIQGYSPRVDYDALGYDVTAVVQLKVEGNALPEVTDRLQDHDQMISVYEVTGDYDIIAIGKFTDTDGMNEQIKKLLIDPDIKESNTSVVLNAASEHEQFKLDIEE; this is encoded by the coding sequence ATGACGTATGAAAATCTGGATGCGAAGTTAGTAAACGAACTACTTGGTGACGGTCGAGCAAGTCTTCGGAGTCTCGCGGAGAAACTTGATGTTTCGGTGACAACTATCTCGAACCATCTGGCGGATTTGGAGGAACGAGGTGTCATCCAAGGATATAGTCCGCGCGTGGATTACGACGCACTCGGCTACGACGTGACCGCAGTCGTCCAGTTGAAGGTCGAGGGGAACGCGCTCCCGGAAGTGACCGACCGACTGCAAGACCACGACCAGATGATAAGCGTGTACGAAGTGACGGGAGATTACGACATCATCGCCATCGGAAAGTTCACAGATACGGACGGCATGAACGAACAAATCAAAAAACTGCTCATCGACCCGGACATCAAAGAGAGCAACACCAGCGTCGTGTTGAACGCCGCGAGCGAACACGAGCAGTTCAAACTCGACATCGAGGAATAG
- the hisH gene encoding imidazole glycerol phosphate synthase subunit HisH, with product MEQRERMREQTVSVVVVDYGLGNLRSAVSGLERAGADVEISDDPATFEEADGIVLPGVGAFREGVENAGPYRDALVEAAESGTPVFGICLGMQMLLTTSEEAERAGEGEVTGLDFVPGTNVRFGEGQKVPHMGWNELSVERDHPIAAGVDGEYAYFVHSYYAVPENENAVVAETDYGTRFPSIVANESGTVFGTQFHPEKSGETGLRILRNFVDICAEA from the coding sequence ATGGAACAAAGAGAACGCATGCGAGAACAAACCGTCTCCGTCGTGGTCGTAGATTACGGACTCGGCAACCTCCGGAGCGCCGTCAGCGGCCTCGAACGCGCCGGAGCGGACGTCGAAATCTCCGACGACCCTGCCACCTTTGAAGAAGCGGACGGAATCGTCCTGCCGGGCGTCGGCGCGTTCCGAGAGGGCGTCGAAAACGCCGGGCCGTACCGTGACGCACTCGTTGAGGCCGCAGAAAGCGGGACGCCCGTGTTCGGCATCTGTCTCGGCATGCAGATGTTGTTGACGACGAGCGAAGAAGCAGAACGCGCCGGGGAAGGAGAAGTCACCGGACTGGACTTCGTCCCGGGAACGAACGTCCGATTCGGCGAGGGACAGAAAGTTCCGCACATGGGCTGGAACGAACTGTCGGTGGAGCGCGACCACCCAATCGCAGCGGGCGTCGATGGAGAGTACGCCTACTTCGTCCACTCCTACTACGCCGTTCCCGAGAACGAGAACGCGGTTGTGGCGGAAACCGACTACGGCACTCGATTCCCCAGCATCGTCGCTAACGAATCGGGAACCGTCTTCGGAACGCAGTTCCACCCCGAAAAGAGCGGCGAGACGGGGCTTCGCATTCTCCGAAACTTCGTGGATATTTGCGCCGAAGCGTAG
- a CDS encoding YihY/virulence factor BrkB family protein produces the protein MNFRVTTREIAAEVREQEITFLAAGIAFYAFVSILPALLLGLALVSVVGGEGIATEIVRTGQQFLSPAAEAVIYEAFTTRSGRGGATVIGFFVLLWSTLRVFRGLDKAFSRVYDSNHEESFFETLVDASTVVVVIGLALVGVALGSVVFSAFAWVPFVKPLSSVVVLLALAPVFLPLYYFFPDADVTVREALPGTILATVSWVALQALFQVYVESAAQFAAYGVLGGALLLVSWLYLGAIVLLLGAVVNAVLAGGSFRKTKDAGATNSKQQVDSGEYMTDDTEQSAPDILELHGDVERLQSEFEEFEQDVDERTVQKPELKSELKRYVRRRMRRGHARGWGPYLVLLYGTVMTLGAFRWLESGWAIAAMLVIWLSTLGLYTLMVLVGFGVSAVGVPGRVGGRIRDWRS, from the coding sequence GTGAATTTTCGAGTAACTACACGCGAAATCGCCGCCGAGGTGCGTGAACAGGAAATCACGTTTCTCGCCGCCGGAATCGCATTTTACGCGTTCGTCTCGATACTCCCTGCGCTTCTCCTCGGACTCGCGCTCGTCTCGGTCGTCGGCGGCGAGGGCATCGCCACCGAAATCGTTCGAACTGGCCAGCAGTTTCTCTCACCCGCCGCGGAAGCAGTGATTTACGAGGCGTTTACCACCCGGTCGGGTCGTGGAGGTGCGACGGTTATCGGTTTTTTCGTCCTCCTGTGGAGTACGCTCCGCGTGTTTCGCGGCCTCGACAAGGCGTTTTCGCGGGTGTACGATTCGAACCACGAGGAGTCGTTTTTCGAAACGCTTGTCGATGCGTCCACCGTCGTGGTCGTCATCGGGTTGGCACTCGTCGGCGTCGCGCTCGGAAGCGTCGTCTTCTCCGCGTTTGCGTGGGTTCCGTTCGTGAAACCGCTCTCCTCGGTCGTCGTCCTCCTTGCACTCGCACCGGTGTTTCTCCCCCTCTATTACTTCTTTCCGGATGCGGACGTGACGGTTCGAGAGGCGCTTCCGGGGACGATACTGGCGACGGTTAGCTGGGTTGCCCTCCAAGCACTGTTTCAAGTATACGTTGAATCCGCGGCGCAGTTCGCCGCCTACGGCGTCCTCGGCGGCGCGCTGTTGCTGGTTTCGTGGCTCTATCTGGGTGCAATCGTCCTCCTGTTAGGGGCGGTGGTGAACGCAGTTCTCGCCGGAGGGTCTTTCAGGAAAACTAAAGATGCGGGGGCAACCAACAGCAAACAGCAGGTAGACTCAGGAGAGTACATGACCGACGATACAGAGCAGTCCGCCCCGGACATCCTCGAACTGCACGGCGACGTAGAGCGTCTCCAATCGGAGTTCGAGGAGTTCGAGCAAGACGTTGATGAGCGCACGGTTCAGAAACCCGAACTGAAGTCGGAGCTAAAGCGATACGTCCGCAGACGGATGCGGCGCGGCCACGCCCGCGGATGGGGGCCGTATCTCGTTCTCCTCTACGGGACAGTGATGACGCTCGGCGCGTTCCGATGGCTCGAAAGCGGATGGGCCATCGCCGCCATGCTCGTTATCTGGCTCTCGACCCTCGGACTGTACACGCTGATGGTTCTCGTTGGATTCGGCGTTAGTGCGGTCGGCGTCCCCGGTCGCGTCGGCGGGCGAATCCGGGACTGGCGTTCCTAA
- a CDS encoding KH domain-containing protein codes for MKHVTIPQDRIGVLIGEGGETMREIENRADVRLDIDSDDGSVRVEKNGDPVRGLKAPEIVRAIGRGFAPDEALALLEDDLMLFDLVDIDAAARNKNDLQRQKGRLIGENGRTRQLMEELTGADVVIYGTTLGIIGQPQQVETVRSAAEMILDGAPHGAVYSFLERKRNEMKQQGMEYHQFSG; via the coding sequence ATGAAGCACGTGACGATACCGCAGGACCGAATTGGCGTTCTCATCGGCGAAGGCGGTGAGACAATGCGAGAGATTGAGAATCGTGCGGACGTGCGCCTCGACATCGACTCCGACGACGGTTCGGTACGGGTCGAAAAGAACGGCGACCCCGTACGCGGACTGAAAGCGCCGGAAATCGTCAGAGCGATCGGTCGCGGATTTGCTCCGGACGAAGCGCTTGCGCTGCTCGAAGACGACCTGATGCTGTTCGACCTCGTGGACATCGACGCGGCGGCCCGCAACAAAAACGACCTCCAGCGACAGAAAGGCCGACTCATCGGCGAGAACGGTAGAACTCGGCAGCTGATGGAGGAACTGACGGGTGCCGACGTGGTTATCTACGGAACGACGCTCGGTATCATCGGGCAGCCACAGCAGGTGGAGACGGTTCGAAGCGCCGCCGAAATGATTCTCGACGGTGCGCCACACGGCGCGGTGTATTCGTTCCTGGAACGCAAGCGAAACGAAATGAAACAGCAGGGAATGGAATACCACCAGTTCAGCGGCTGA
- the glnA gene encoding type I glutamate--ammonia ligase produces MTDGNIAAKEEKGLGKEEQDVLEAIECENVDFVRLQFTDITGTVKNVSIPAHQVEKAFDEGIWFDGSSIEGFARLQESDMRLEPDPSTFAVLPWRSNGETASARLICDVVNTDGTPFSGGPRQVLKRVLDRADQMGYSVSIGPEPEFFLFEKDEGGKATTIPHDSGGYFDLAPKDMASDVRREVIFTLEQMGFEIEASHHEVADGQHEINFKYDDALSAADNIATFRAVVRAVAEQNDIHATFMPKPISAINGSGMHCHMSLFDEDGNAFADGDDEFNLSETAYNFMGGILNHAEAFTAITNPTVNSYKRLVPGYEAPVYVAWSGVNRSALLRVPDAAGTSSRFEIRSPDPSCNPYLALAAVISAGLEGIENDADPGEPVREDIYEFDDEKLDDYGITMLPGNLSEAVDALQTDEVITEALGDHVVEKFTTVKTTEYDDYKTYVSGWEKERYLEKF; encoded by the coding sequence ATGACAGACGGAAATATTGCCGCGAAAGAAGAGAAAGGGTTGGGGAAAGAAGAACAGGACGTTTTAGAAGCAATCGAATGCGAAAACGTAGATTTCGTCCGCCTCCAGTTCACCGACATCACGGGGACAGTCAAAAACGTCAGCATCCCAGCTCACCAAGTCGAGAAGGCCTTCGACGAAGGTATCTGGTTCGACGGTTCTTCTATCGAAGGCTTCGCTCGCCTACAGGAGAGCGACATGCGTCTCGAACCCGACCCGTCCACGTTCGCGGTTCTCCCGTGGCGCTCTAACGGCGAAACCGCGAGCGCGCGCCTCATCTGTGACGTGGTGAACACCGACGGAACGCCGTTCTCCGGCGGCCCACGACAGGTTCTCAAACGCGTTCTCGACAGAGCCGACCAGATGGGGTACTCCGTGAGTATCGGCCCGGAACCCGAGTTCTTCCTGTTCGAAAAGGACGAGGGTGGCAAAGCAACCACTATCCCGCACGACTCCGGCGGCTACTTCGACCTCGCGCCGAAGGACATGGCGAGCGACGTGCGCCGTGAAGTCATCTTCACGCTGGAACAGATGGGCTTCGAAATCGAAGCCAGCCACCACGAAGTCGCGGACGGCCAGCACGAAATCAACTTCAAATACGACGATGCGCTCTCCGCCGCGGACAATATCGCAACCTTCCGCGCCGTGGTTCGCGCCGTCGCAGAACAAAACGACATCCACGCCACGTTCATGCCGAAACCCATCTCGGCGATTAACGGGTCGGGCATGCACTGCCACATGAGCCTCTTCGACGAGGACGGTAACGCCTTCGCCGACGGCGACGACGAGTTCAACCTCTCCGAGACGGCGTACAACTTCATGGGCGGCATTCTCAACCACGCGGAAGCGTTCACGGCAATCACGAATCCGACTGTCAACTCCTACAAACGTCTCGTTCCCGGTTACGAGGCTCCGGTCTACGTCGCGTGGAGCGGTGTGAACCGATCGGCGCTCCTCCGTGTTCCGGACGCGGCAGGCACGAGTTCGCGCTTCGAAATCCGCAGTCCAGACCCGTCGTGCAATCCATACCTCGCACTCGCCGCCGTCATCAGTGCTGGATTGGAAGGTATCGAAAATGACGCCGACCCCGGCGAACCTGTACGTGAGGACATCTACGAGTTCGACGACGAGAAGCTTGATGACTACGGCATCACCATGCTCCCCGGTAACCTCTCGGAAGCAGTTGACGCGCTTCAGACGGATGAAGTCATCACGGAGGCGCTCGGCGACCACGTCGTCGAGAAGTTCACCACGGTCAAAACCACCGAGTACGACGACTACAAAACCTACGTCAGCGGCTGGGAAAAAGAGCGCTACTTGGAGAAGTTCTAA
- a CDS encoding DUF106 domain-containing protein: MESKNGGSWSKYDKLAGLLAVGLFTGYFVQPIEAAIVTVVSPLLSPLAVWLPFSLFMFTLAGTTGLYTAILQTKLRDTERMERLQEKMKTLQENVKTARKEGDEDELDDLREEQQELMQSQLKMMKSSVRPMVWSLLVTAPAFIWLRWVLTSPAAAITPVAFFFPVIGQIAWTATIVGPLQVWLVWYIGASISSGYVSRKIVQRVA, from the coding sequence ATGGAATCGAAGAACGGCGGTTCGTGGTCGAAATACGATAAGCTGGCGGGGCTGTTGGCAGTCGGCCTGTTTACCGGCTACTTTGTTCAGCCGATAGAGGCGGCTATTGTCACCGTCGTTTCGCCGCTTCTCTCGCCGCTCGCGGTGTGGCTTCCGTTCTCGCTGTTCATGTTCACCCTCGCGGGAACGACGGGGCTGTACACCGCGATTTTGCAGACGAAGCTCCGCGACACGGAGCGAATGGAGCGGCTTCAGGAGAAGATGAAAACGCTTCAGGAGAACGTGAAAACTGCCCGAAAAGAGGGAGACGAGGACGAACTGGACGATCTGCGTGAGGAACAACAAGAGCTGATGCAGAGCCAGCTAAAGATGATGAAAAGCAGTGTTCGACCGATGGTATGGAGCCTTCTAGTTACCGCTCCGGCGTTCATTTGGCTCCGATGGGTACTCACGTCGCCTGCCGCCGCAATCACGCCAGTGGCGTTCTTCTTCCCGGTTATCGGCCAAATCGCGTGGACGGCGACAATCGTCGGGCCGCTACAGGTGTGGCTGGTTTGGTACATCGGCGCGTCGATTTCCTCGGGGTACGTCAGCCGAAAAATCGTCCAGCGAGTTGCGTAA
- a CDS encoding DUF7344 domain-containing protein, whose translation MPIPDDIDTPAPSVVFSTLASQRRRLVLRELLDGEQSVTSLAQKIASEKSDSEPRRIYAQLHHSHLPKLEDSGFVSVEDGIITLACHRETIEPYLILAERYDSSDE comes from the coding sequence ATGCCCATTCCAGACGACATTGACACGCCCGCACCGTCAGTTGTTTTCTCGACACTCGCCAGTCAACGACGACGACTCGTGCTTCGGGAACTACTCGACGGGGAGCAGTCCGTAACGAGTCTTGCACAGAAAATCGCATCCGAGAAGTCGGATAGCGAACCGCGACGAATCTACGCTCAACTGCATCACAGCCATCTCCCGAAACTCGAAGATTCCGGATTCGTCAGCGTCGAGGACGGCATCATCACGCTTGCTTGCCATCGGGAGACTATCGAACCGTATCTGATTCTGGCGGAGCGATACGACTCGTCGGACGAATAA
- a CDS encoding phosphatase PAP2 family protein yields the protein MSRGWGIIEAFREVLPGWAPELFTYVTQLGDVWLLFVVGALCYWFNDDRERFAFVLAVTLGALALTLALKEFFALARPNETLRIVDSSGYGFPSGHAIGSTVFWGVLALAVDRWNRGIRIAGAAVIVTLVILSRIIIGVHFAIDVIVGVAVGLAYLAFVVKGLRWRPTPAFGLAVVIALVAVLLALQPPTTDHGMLDAVAALGGTVGALLLWWGVGPPDGSVTPIAGAAGLVALGVLSYVGLELSIPLVAVFVVNAVVQAGVVAYPRIAGQ from the coding sequence ATGAGTCGGGGCTGGGGCATCATCGAAGCGTTTCGTGAGGTGTTACCGGGATGGGCACCCGAACTGTTCACCTACGTCACGCAACTCGGGGACGTGTGGCTTCTCTTCGTCGTCGGCGCGCTCTGTTACTGGTTCAACGACGACCGAGAGCGATTCGCGTTCGTCCTCGCCGTTACGCTGGGCGCGCTCGCGTTGACGCTCGCGCTGAAGGAGTTTTTCGCACTTGCCCGGCCGAACGAAACACTCCGAATCGTCGATTCGAGTGGCTACGGCTTCCCGAGCGGCCACGCCATCGGCTCCACCGTCTTCTGGGGTGTTCTCGCGTTGGCGGTAGACCGATGGAATCGCGGGATACGAATCGCCGGAGCCGCGGTTATCGTCACGCTGGTCATCCTGTCTCGAATCATCATCGGCGTTCACTTCGCAATCGACGTCATCGTCGGCGTTGCGGTTGGCCTCGCGTATCTCGCGTTCGTCGTCAAGGGACTCCGCTGGCGACCGACTCCCGCGTTCGGACTCGCGGTCGTCATCGCGCTGGTCGCGGTGCTGTTGGCACTGCAACCACCAACGACCGACCACGGCATGCTCGACGCTGTCGCCGCGCTCGGTGGTACGGTGGGTGCCTTGCTGTTGTGGTGGGGAGTCGGCCCCCCAGATGGGTCAGTAACCCCGATTGCAGGCGCCGCCGGACTTGTCGCGCTCGGCGTCCTCTCTTACGTCGGACTCGAACTATCGATTCCGCTCGTCGCGGTGTTCGTCGTCAATGCAGTGGTTCAGGCAGGCGTCGTCGCCTATCCGCGAATCGCGGGACAGTAA
- a CDS encoding tRNA (guanine(26)-N(2))-dimethyltransferase — protein MNVREGGVEVVVPEQDGDSITDDVFFNPVQELNRDLTVAVLRTYRDREPRAESYLDAMAASGIRGVRAAENDWNVTCADIDPDAVELCRENFERNDLPGEVVHRNANALMHESVFDIVDIDPFGTPMPFADAAFANTRDLVCVTATDTAPLCGAHFHSGVRKYSAIPRNTDYHAEVGVRILLSALARTAARYDTGVRPILTHATSHYVRTYLELDHRATDANNAVDELGHIYHCEDCLHREYEYGLIANQPETCPACDGNRVLTAGPVWLGVTHDADFVAEVRENVTEDMGSAKKANKLLDALSGELHEPTHYDQHRLCKQWTRSASGMDAFLERLRDAGHEASRAHYGGTTFKTPASVEEIRSATET, from the coding sequence ATGAACGTCCGCGAAGGAGGAGTCGAGGTGGTCGTCCCGGAACAGGACGGGGACAGCATCACCGACGACGTGTTTTTCAACCCGGTACAGGAGTTGAACCGCGACCTGACCGTCGCCGTCCTGCGAACCTACCGCGACCGAGAACCGCGGGCCGAGAGCTATCTCGACGCGATGGCGGCCTCGGGAATCCGCGGGGTTCGCGCCGCCGAAAACGACTGGAACGTGACCTGCGCCGACATCGACCCCGACGCAGTGGAACTCTGCCGCGAGAACTTCGAGCGGAACGACCTGCCGGGCGAAGTCGTCCACCGAAACGCCAACGCGCTGATGCACGAGTCGGTGTTCGACATCGTTGACATCGACCCGTTCGGAACGCCGATGCCCTTCGCGGACGCCGCGTTCGCCAACACCCGCGACCTCGTCTGCGTGACGGCGACGGATACGGCACCCCTCTGCGGCGCGCACTTCCACAGCGGCGTCAGAAAGTACAGCGCGATTCCGCGGAACACCGACTATCACGCCGAAGTCGGGGTTCGCATTCTCCTCTCCGCACTCGCTCGAACTGCCGCGCGGTACGACACTGGCGTCAGGCCGATTCTGACCCACGCGACGAGCCACTACGTCAGAACCTATCTCGAACTCGACCATCGCGCGACGGATGCGAACAACGCCGTAGACGAACTCGGCCACATCTACCACTGCGAGGACTGCCTGCATCGAGAGTACGAATACGGCCTGATTGCGAACCAGCCCGAAACCTGCCCGGCCTGCGACGGCAACCGCGTTCTCACCGCTGGCCCGGTGTGGCTCGGCGTGACTCACGACGCGGACTTCGTGGCGGAAGTGCGCGAAAACGTGACCGAAGATATGGGAAGCGCGAAGAAGGCGAACAAACTCCTCGACGCGCTCTCCGGCGAGTTGCACGAACCGACCCACTACGACCAACACCGCCTCTGCAAGCAATGGACGCGCTCTGCCTCCGGTATGGACGCGTTTTTGGAGCGTCTTCGTGACGCGGGTCACGAAGCATCGCGCGCGCACTACGGCGGAACGACGTTCAAGACGCCCGCAAGCGTCGAGGAAATCCGAAGCGCGACCGAGACGTAG